One window of the Bombus pyrosoma isolate SC7728 linkage group LG5, ASM1482585v1, whole genome shotgun sequence genome contains the following:
- the LOC122567524 gene encoding muscle M-line assembly protein unc-89-like: MRKYQNTRESSYDSSPYRDSSPSIQDTEYTKSVATSVENLSRVMEATDSSGASSSGNSSVSNASAEPIALAKTIDNTRALLKKKSFVQVINNYIKAGIEEGKRQAKKYIRKALSFGVKSGYLIPAGPQGQVIRVSPTLIESKKSDIESRKRRRRARRGEEDPIADAQKRRRLTPPWDTKNITRRENTPKPETPPRKRRKTSKNSIQAKKSPRKKTKERITRQSGKRRTRKEKKDTLIISRLCKNPSNKIDETQKKIKSTRNSYKYDVDMGKEDHRNRRAKSSRSKKGDNENSKENKPDSSNEDAYNAELSGNEEINERMAIVRQKSTTSREDALRNGSGSFGNPGKIVEEKLDASYEENNENDTIENLN, encoded by the exons ATGcggaaatatcaaaatacacGAGAGTCCTCGTACGATAGCTCGCCCTATCGCGATAGCTCGCCGTCCATTCAGGACACAGAGTACACAAAATCCGTGGCAACGTCCGTGGAGAACTTGTCGAGAGTGATGGAGGCCACTGATAGCTCAGGAGCCAGCAGCTCTGGCAACAGCAGCGTTTCGAATGCCTCCGCGGAACCGATTGCTCTCGCGAAGACGATCGATAACACTAGAGCCTTGCTGAAGAAAAAATCTTTCGTTCAGGTCATCAACAATTACATCAAGGCCGGAATAGAGGAAG GAAAACGGCAAGCGAAGAAGTACATCCGCAAGGCACTTTCCTTCGGCGTGAAATCCGGTTACCTGATTCCTGCTGGTCCACAAGGACAGGTGATACGAGTATCTCCAACGTTAATAGAATCGAAGAAGAGTGACATAGAATCACGGAAAAGACGAAGGAGGGCCAGAAGAGGCGAAGAAGACCCGATAGCCGATGCCCAGAAACGGCGTCGATTGACCCCTCCTTGGGACACGAAGAACATCACACGCCGTGAAAATACACCAAAACCGGAAACTCCGCCtcgaaaaagaaggaagacgtcgaaaaattcgattcaGGCGAAGAAGAGTCCCAGGAAGAAAACCAAGGAACGTATTACACGGCAGAGCGGAAAAAGGAGAactaggaaagaaaaaaa AGATACGTTAATAATATCAAGGCTGTGCAAGAACCCGAGCAACAAAATCGACGAGActcagaagaaaataaaaagtacgcGAAACTCGTACAAATACGATGTGGACATGGGAAAAGAGGATCACAGAAATCGCAGGGCCAAATCTTCCCGTTCAAAAAAAGGAGATAATGAGAATTCGAAAGAGAATAAACCAGACTCGAGCAACGAGGATGCATACAACGCGGAATTGAGcggaaacgaagaaatcaaCGAAAGAATGGCGATAGTACGACAGAAATCGACGACCAGTCGAGAGGATGCTTTGCGAAATGGCAGCGGATCATTCGGAAATCCAGGGAAaatcgtcgaagaaaaattggatGCCTCCTATgaagaaaataacgagaaCGATACAATTGAGAATTtgaattaa